One Trichomycterus rosablanca isolate fTriRos1 chromosome 10, fTriRos1.hap1, whole genome shotgun sequence DNA window includes the following coding sequences:
- the LOC134321628 gene encoding protein FAM200B-like: MVTTIRLPVTLLFKFVMMFGGKMAKRKYNPEYLKCGFSFIEDKHGQKPKCVICNEVLAQESMKPSKLMRHLQTKHPACKDKPVEFFQRRLHELKVSEKCLTASCSKQEHALRASYHVAHRIAKAKKPHTIAEELILPAAMDMVREVLDQSVADKLKTIPLSNDTIARRIEDMSGNIKQQTTARVQASPYYALQMDESTDIAHHAILLLYVRHVWDGDLQEQFLCSRELPTTTKAEDIFNSVDLYLSSVGLSWEYCVGITTDGAASMTGKHSGVVKQILMRAPNATWNHCFLHREALAAKNMVPVLDEALQNVIKVVNHIKRSAKNSRCFSNLCKDLGSEHMQVLYHSEVRWLSRGKVLSRFYELKTEIATFLSENNSSYAELFDNHTWLALVAYLADIFEHLNTLNVSMQGKGHNIFEQSDKIVAFKKKITLWVNHLFKDRLDMFPNACQEAQQLHTTAKNDLKKTIKRQHGKRHVAKQRRTSAGGAVM, from the exons ATGGTAACCACCATTCGTTTGCCGGTTACCCTTCTCTTTAAATTTGTGATGATGTTCGGAGGCAAGATGGCGAAACGCAAATACAACCCGGAGTATTTGAAATGTGGATTTTCGTTCATTGAGGACAAACACGGACAGAAACCCAAGTGTGTTATTTGTAATGAAGTGCTGGCACAAGAGAGCATGAAACCATCCAAACTAATGCGACATTTACAAACGAAACATCCCGCATGTAAAGACAAGCCGGTGGAGTTTTTTCAAAGACGACTTCATGAGCTGAAGGTATCAGAGAAGTGTCTGACAGCATCTTGCTCCAAACAAGAACATGCGCTCCGGGCGTCTTATCACGTAGCTCACCGTATTGCGAAGGCCAAGAAACCCCACACAATAGCCGAAGAGCTTATTTTACCCGCTGCCATGGACATGGTAAGAGAGGTGCTGGATCAATCAGTGGCAGACAAGCTTAAAACAATACCCCTGTCCAATGATACTATAGCTCGGCGTATTGAAGACATGTCTGGTAACATAAAACAACAGACCACAGCTCGCGTCCAGGCAAGCCCTTACTACGCATTACAGATGGATGAATCCACGGATATAGCTCACCATGCCATTTTACTGCTTTATGTGAGACATGTGTGGGACGGTGATTTGCAGGAACAATTTCTCTGCAGCAGAGAACTCCCTACCACTACCAAAGCAGAGGACATTTTCAACTCCGTAGACTTGTATTTGAGCTCAGTGGGCCTAAGCTGGGAATACTGTGTTGGAATCACAACTGACGGCGCTGCCTCCATGACCGGGAAACATTCAGGTGTGGTGAAACAAATTCTGATGAGGGCACCTAATGCGACTTGGAACCACTGCTTTTTGCACCGAGAGGCACTGGCGGCTAAGAATATGGTTCCTGTGCTTGATGAAGCTTtgcaaaatgtcatcaaagtggtGAACCACATAAAACGGAGTGCGAAGAACAGCCGCTGCTTTTCAAATCTATGTAAAGATTTGGGTTCTGAGCATATGCAGGTTTTGTATCACTCCGAAGTGCGCTGGCTGTCGAGGGGTAAGGTCTTGTCACGCTTTTATGAACTGAAAACAGAAATCGCCACCTTCCTCTCAGAGAATAACTCCTCATATGCTGAACTGTTTGACAACCACACCTGGCTCGCACTTGTTGCATATCTTGCTGATATTTTTGAGCACCTCAACACGTTAAACGTGTCTATGCAGGGGAAAGGACACAACATTTTTGAACAGTCAGACAAAATTGTTGCGTTCAAGAAAAAGATCACACTGTGGGTAAATCATTTATTCAAAGACAGACTGGACATGTTTCCAAACGCTTGCCAGGAAGCACAGCAGCTGCACACCACGGCCAAAAATGACTTGAAAAAAACGATCAAG CGTCAACATGGAAAGCGTCATGTTGCCAAGCAACGAAGAACATCAGCTGGTGGAGCTGTCATGTGA